The Thermodesulfobacteriota bacterium nucleotide sequence GGGGCCGACCGGCCGCGGCGGGCCTTCTTGTGGAAGTTGTCGATGAGGTTCTGGTCGTTGGTATAGGCGTGCACGGTCTCCATGTGGCCCGAGACGATCCCGAAGCGCTCCCCGACGACCTTGATGACGGGAGCAATGGCGTTGGTGGTGCAGGAGGCGGCCGAGACGATCCGCTCCGCCGGGTCCAGGTTCCGGTGGTTGATGCCGTACACGATGTTGGGGATGTCTCCCTTGCCGGGGGCCGTGAGGAGCACGCTCTTCACCCCCTTGGCCTGTAGGTGCCTCCCCAGCCCCTGGCGGTCCCGCCACTTGCCCGTGTTGTCGATGACGATGGCGTCCTCGATCCCGAAAGCCGTGTAGTCCACGTGTTCGGGTGCTTCGGCGTAGAGAACCCGCACGAGGTTTCCGTTGGCGACGATGGCATTGTCTTCCTCGTCGATCTGGGTCGTGCCGGCAAAGGGGCCGTGCACCGAGTCCATCCGAAAGAGCGCCGCGCGCTTCTTGAGGTCTCCTTCGGACCCCTTGCGCACCACAGTGGCGCGCACCCGGATCTTGTCGCCCCGCCCGGTCTTGTCCACCAGGATCCGGGCCAGGAGCCGCCCGATGCGGCCGAAGCCGTAGAGCACCACGTCCTGGGGCCTGCCCAGCACCGCCTGGCGCCCCGTGGTGACCGGGGCAAGCTCCTGGGCCACGAAGGCGTCCAGAGTGTCCATGCTTTCGCCCCGGGCCTGGAACTTGACGGTGAGCTTTCCCAGGTCGATGCGGC carries:
- a CDS encoding glyceraldehyde-3-phosphate dehydrogenase encodes the protein MDPTKAERCFQLWNDSEAVTVKMLSILNALRVERGVLGHVYGRSIAKVSSVEILKVHRHARLVLGRDLTVQETFPVLQAVGRLDLGPCRIDLGKLTVKFQARGESMDTLDAFVAQELAPVTTGRQAVLGRPQDVVLYGFGRIGRLLARILVDKTGRGDKIRVRATVVRKGSEGDLKKRAALFRMDSVHGPFAGTTQIDEEDNAIVANGNLVRVLYAEAPEHVDYTAFGIEDAIVIDNTGKWRDRQGLGRHLQAKGVKSVLLTAPGKGDIPNIVYGINHRNLDPAERIVSAASCTTNAIAPVIKVVGERFGIVSGHMETVHAYTNDQNLIDNFHKKARRGRSAPLNMVITETGAASAVAKVLPEMAGKLTGNAIRVPTPDVSLAILQLRLDRPTSKAELNDYLREISVNSPLQNQIDFTTSPDIVSSDIIGSRHAGVVDGEATIVSPSDPRNAVLYVWYDNEFGYACQVMRLVQRMAGIDLPELPADDLP